CTTTCcttaaaatcaaactaaaatttacAATCCAAACAAACAAGAAATCAAACTCACTTTCTATCTTCTCTTGCACAACTCGTATCTCTCTCCCCTTCTTGTTAGTTTTTATTCTCTGAAGGATAATGGAACCGATCGTTTTGACCCAGTTGGCAACGGGTATTAGTGTGCTAGCCGGGGCGGTTCTGGTCAAGTCGGTTATGGGCCAGAAGCCCATGGCTGGTCCGACGTGCCCATCTTGCAACGGAACGGGTCGAGTCGCTTGTCTTTGTTCCCGTTGGTCAGACCGAGATGTGGGTTGCCGGACTTGTTCTGGTTCCGGTCGCATGGCGTGTAGTAGCTGCGGCGGGAGAGGTACTGGTCGGCCTATTCCGGTTCAAATCTCTATGCGGTCACCAAACCGCCCATCTTGATCCGGTTCGTGCCTTAAAGATTTGTTTTCGGGTCTGTTATGGCAGTGAATATTAGTTAATTTCTCGCTTTCTCTCATATTTCTATGTaagcttgttttctttttcggATTTTCCCAAACTCTGGAAAAGATTAAATTGTAATATAATACAAGTTGAAGAGATACTTGGATGGAGAGAGGGAGATGAGATGGAAGATTAGTTGGTTGTAACTTGCAATGACAGTGATGAATACATTGATTCCtgaaattcttataaaaatcgATAACTGAGAAGTTTAAAGTAGTTGAATTCTTGTTTGCTTATGATGTTTGCTATCGATTCTCTATCAGGCATATAGTTTCTATTGCTAAAGCTTATACTGTGTAGGAAGTGGCATCTCATAGGATAAGAGGTCAAAAGAAAGCACGAGGTTAATTTTTGCGTGTTTGAGAATATCTTAATAGTGTGTGGATTCTGATTTATTTCTAGATGGCTGAGAATTTACAGTGAATTCTTGCATATTAGGAAATCCAGTCTATATATACCAATCTTCGAATGAAGATCAATGTGCCTTTACCAAATCCATCTGTGTCGTATGGTGCTATGATTTCTTGAGGACGACTCAGCCATTTTTGTGGTGTATCGTGTATGAACTGGATGCCAGGCAAGTGGTGCGCTTTCCACAAGTAAAAAAGTTCTTAGGGTATAAAGTGCTTGTGGGTGTGAGATATCAGTGGTGATAACTGAATTCAATGCTCCAGTATTTGCAGAGCAAATATCagaaaacttatttaaattctAATAGAGTTTGCAActtgcaatttgtttttattgatagtTTTGATGTGGATGACTCATTCATGGACAGATTTTGTCTGCGAATGCAAAATTTTTGTCAAGGCATGAAaatgataatagtaattaaaaaaaaaactaccctCTCCCAGTTAAAGAAAGAGCTTCTTAAAGAACAGTTTTTAAACTTTGCTGGAATGCATAAATTGCCTTGGTGTTGTacttgttagatttttttttctatattctaTATACATTCTTTGTGTATATACAATAAGGTCCGGATATTGATAGAATCCATCTCATTTGTAGTATATCAGTATTTTTTGTAGTATAATACTTCAGTAGATTTTGCCTCGGTTATTATATTTATCCTTTAGTTCAGTTTTAATTTAGGTTtatgaaatttcaataaaataaagaaaataaaaagtcttTATGTCACGTTACCGAGGGCCTCGTTACTTAGATTGCATCCAAATGGATGCTGTAGTGTACTTGCACGTAAGAATCACTTTTCAGCAAGCTAAAGAAAAACCATTAATAAtggcttgaaaaaataaataaataaataaaatggaagcGTTCCAAAAGCGCCAAACAGCAGTCTTAATCTTAATTATTCTCCGCTTCCGGTGATAgtcacaaattaattaatcaatcacTATGATATAATTGGGAATGAAagcttcttaattattattaaacacTTTAAGCACAAGAAGGGGTTGATATTgcgataattattattttttaaattattttattttaaaaatatattagataatttttttttattttaaaacaagtttattaaaacaattaaaaaaacataaaaaaattaaattaaaaaaaataattttttgataaatagcGTTTTGGGTGCAATGCGGAACACGGTCCCAAACAGAATGAAAATCGCGGTTAGTACAGAAGTTATTAGATATAAGATTGTCCATGGAGATGTTTCCATCATAGAGTAGCTAGTGGATTTATTTGATACTTCTGCATAAAATCTTCTATAGCAAAGTACTACAACATTTGAAGAATGGTTCCGAAGATGAGAGGCGGGAATTTCATagaaagtgtttattttttgcttataaaCCGATGTTCTTGATGCTAGGAGGAAGAAGAGAGCGGAGTTCTATACCCGTTGCGATTAGTAGATTTATTTGACGAACCCAGTAAAAATGACTCAAATAGAAGATTTACTTGATCACTTGATGCATGGGGTGTAAACAAGTTTAATCTTGAGTAAATGCTGAAAATTAGAACTATGATAGTAGAAATAAAGAGATCgccatggaagaagaagaagaaaagttgaagaagaagaagaagaagaagaagaagaaaagttggtTTTCATATAATGAAGATGCATGTCTTCCACTACGCGTCTACGCGGTTAACTCAAAGCAGAGGAGATTAAACTTAGATTTGAATGTAGACATCGcctttttcaaaatagttttagaaataaatgatttaaatctatctcaaacaaataatttattttatttccccGTTTAAATGCTGTGTTCTGTTTCTTGGCATCTGTTTTGTTTTCGGTAATTAATTTTCGCAAcatctaattttatttgtgatgtattgttattttttgtttttatatcctCACTTTTAAAAGAGTAATTAAAGATAGAGTAGCAGAACGCTGAGAGATTCTATATTCATTATATTTGCACTTGCcaaaaaacatgagtttttaGCATGTAGGCTAAGAGTGTGGTTAAGAATTATGGATTAAGTAAAAGGGGGTAAATTATTTGTAGAAAAGTCTTATTAAAGTAGAGATGGATTGAAAAAACAGGTCATAAGAATCAGGGGAACtattatattcattattttttagccCAACCTAGCATTgaacctatttatttttaactctaaaaaaatttagattttatgattagaacataaatcataaatatttttttagattagtcAGAGATATTTTGCTTATACAataactctctctttttttttttaatataaaaaaaataggcctTATGAGCtataaaatagataataatatttcttaaatgcagattttaaatctttattctctatgatatatttattttaagagttttttttttttttaaaatatgaaagtattttctttaaaaaataaaattacttatttaaatatcgaaaaattttcaaatttattaaataaaattttttgaagGTATCGGATATCAAACACTAATTATCTTGAttagaaataataaatcaaactaTCAGAATtaagagattaattaattttttaagatatataaaCTCTGCTCCAAATTTACCTCATCAATTTGCACATTATCTTACCAGGATTGTCGTTCTACTTGTATTAAATGGATTACTGGCGCATGGAGAGTTAAATGCCATGCCTCCACTCACTATTTCAAAAATTGATGGATGGGCAGTGAGTGAGAGCCTCGGCGATGACAAGCTCTGAAGTTTCATGTGGTACATGATGGTTGCGTTTCTGGGCAACTTTTGTTGCTAGCTCAAATATATCGGTGACATATCTAAGTTCAATGGGTGGTTTTTGTACATAGCAACAGCACTCTATGAGAAATCATAACGATCAGAGACATTACAAGTTCTAGTGATGATACAAAGGTTGCATCGACAAATACAAATATTTCAAGCTCCTTCCTTGATTAGGCAAGCATGTTCACCAGTGTTTCTCACTTGGGGGTGAAAGCCTGAAACATACCATTTATGATAGTTAGCTCAATTTAAAACAACTTGTTCTTGCTGTATTATTTACATGTTTCTACTATTGTTTAAAGTTTTAGGGGTGCACTTACAGAAAAAACGGTGGCATGGCCAGGATCTGCAAGGTGAGCAAAGAGGTTGTCGATAGGACCAGTTCCGGTGTAAATGTGTTGGAACCAAGCACCCATGACAGCCAACATAGCCAATCTTCCATTCTTGATCTCCTTTGTCCTCAATTCCTTGACCTTCTCAGGAGAACCACTTCCCCATCCAAGCGGGTCAAACCATAGCCCACCCGGGTAACCAACATCAGTACCAGTGAGCTTGTTGTTTGGGAAGATAGGATCAGTGTTGACACACCCTGGCTTGAGAATATCTGCCCATCTCCTCCCTTCAGCCCAGCCAATAAAGAACAACTCAACAATGAAGAGTGTGGTGGTGTCAGTGAAGTATTCAAGTTCTCCAGCAGTGTACCATGAGGGGGTGTTTAGGATGCCAATCTTTGTTAGGAATTCTGGGATGAAAATACCAGCAGCACCTAGCATCGCCCATCTGCAGTGAACAAGTTCTGCTTGCACATTCCATCTCAGAGTTTCAGGATCAGATCCTGTTTCAGACAAATTACAACATGCATAAGTATTTCATGATTGGTTATATTGAGAGTAAATGGCCAGGACCTCATGGTTAATTTGCTCACTTACCAAGACCTAGAGGATCAAAACCAAAGTCTCCAGGGAGGCTGCAGTTGAAAACAGTTAAGCAAAAATTAGGATGCATAGCACAGCCCTTGAGTGTTTTCatgaatgaaaagaaagaaggagaggTTTGGGGCTAAAGGACAAGTCTTTAACTGACCTTCCATCAAGCCATGGAGGAGGGGTGCTACCAGGGAACCAGAGGGGTCTATCAGGGTCAGCTGCAACACAAACTGTAACTGATCGAGCTGCAGTTGGTGTTGTGTACTTTCTCAGTCTCAATTTCTTCCCACTAAGAAAAGAAGCCTTTGTTGACCCAACGAGGAACCCAGTCTTCTGGGAACTGCAATATATTTTCTTACGTGATTCACTTCACAgc
This genomic interval from Populus alba chromosome 1, ASM523922v2, whole genome shotgun sequence contains the following:
- the LOC118060994 gene encoding uncharacterized protein; protein product: MEPIVLTQLATGISVLAGAVLVKSVMGQKPMAGPTCPSCNGTGRVACLCSRWSDRDVGCRTCSGSGRMACSSCGGRGTGRPIPVQISMRSPNRPS
- the LOC118060987 gene encoding chlorophyll a-b binding protein 7, chloroplastic, whose translation is MASVCASSAIAAVSISSSSSQKTGFLVGSTKASFLSGKKLRLRKYTTPTAARSVTVCVAADPDRPLWFPGSTPPPWLDGSLPGDFGFDPLGLGSDPETLRWNVQAELVHCRWAMLGAAGIFIPEFLTKIGILNTPSWYTAGELEYFTDTTTLFIVELFFIGWAEGRRWADILKPGCVNTDPIFPNNKLTGTDVGYPGGLWFDPLGWGSGSPEKVKELRTKEIKNGRLAMLAVMGAWFQHIYTGTGPIDNLFAHLADPGHATVFSAFTPK